A window of Longimicrobium sp. genomic DNA:
CTGCCGGATGCCATGCGCGCGGGCGCGTTCGCCTGGCTGGTGATCGCGCTCGCGGGGCCGCGGACGGGCGCGACGGTGGTGCAGGACGAAACCGAGGGCATCGCGATCGTAGTGGCGGTGGACGCGTCCGAGTCGATGCTGGCGGAAGACATGCGCCCCCGGAACCGGCTGGGCGCGGCCAAGCAGATCATCGGCCGCTTCATCCAGAGCCGCGAACACGACCGCATCGCGCTGGTGGCGTTCGGGAGCGAGGCCATGACGCGAGTGCCGCTGACCCGCGACTACGCCGAGCTGCTGCAGTCGCTGACGGCCATCCGCGGCGCCGAACTGGGCGTAGGCACGGCGATCGGCGACGCCCTGGCGGCCTCGGCCAACCGGCTGCGGCGCGCGCCCGAGAAGTCGAAGGTGGTGGTGCTGATGAGCGATGGCGTGAACAACAGCGGCGCCGTGGCACCGATCGACGCGGCCCGGGCCGCGAAGGCGCTGGGCATCCGCGTGTACACCATCGGCGTGGGCACCGACACGGCGGGGCGGCGGCAGGCGGCGGAAGGGGGCGAGCGGGTGCGATACGTCCTGCGCCAGGCCCGCATCGACGAGGGCACCATGGCCGACATCGCGCGGACGACGGGGGGACGCTACTTCCGCGCGCGGGACACGGAGGCGCTGGGCCGCATCTACCGCGAGATCGACCGCATGGAGCGTACGCCCGTGCAGACCCGGCGCTACGTGCGGCACCGCGACTGGTACCTGCCCTTCCTGCTGGCCGGGGCGGTGCTGCTGATCCTGGAATGGCTCTTTCGCGCCACCCGCTGGGGGAGGGTGCCGTGATGCGCTGGGCCGACCCGTTCCTGCTTCACCTGATCCCGCTCTTTCCCGCGCTGGTGGCTGC
This region includes:
- a CDS encoding VWA domain-containing protein; the encoded protein is MTLHLANPWALLLLLLVPAWLWWIRRRQPTALTFARAGTLGDAAEGRGSFLGILPDAMRAGAFAWLVIALAGPRTGATVVQDETEGIAIVVAVDASESMLAEDMRPRNRLGAAKQIIGRFIQSREHDRIALVAFGSEAMTRVPLTRDYAELLQSLTAIRGAELGVGTAIGDALAASANRLRRAPEKSKVVVLMSDGVNNSGAVAPIDAARAAKALGIRVYTIGVGTDTAGRRQAAEGGERVRYVLRQARIDEGTMADIARTTGGRYFRARDTEALGRIYREIDRMERTPVQTRRYVRHRDWYLPFLLAGAVLLILEWLFRATRWGRVP